The genomic segment GGGGGGATTGCTTACACATAGACATGGTCTGAGACTCGACAAAATGAGATTTCTCCTCCGGTATCCAAGGCTTGaagttacaaagaaaattagagtTAAGTCAGCTTCCACAAGAGACCTTCCCGGGCTCCATCATTTATTTCAAGATGTTGTCCTTTCCCCCAGGGCCTTGCTGTCTGGTTTATCGTTTAATTTGCTCCTTTTAAGAAAACCCTAGTATTGGGCTGGGAATGGGTGTgaggacaagagaaagaaagagaaagtcagcattcctttccttatttttctccagAGTTGCCCGTTTGTTTGGGCAGTGGGATTTTCCAGTCTGCACGTTTTCGTAACCTACATTTTTTTGTGGGAGGGATGGCCATTGACAGAGATTAGATTAAAATCTGAAAGAACAGCCTTATTTTCTAAATTCCCAATCTTCTGCAGACCCAGGACAACTCCACGACAGGTAGAGTTCACTGTTGCTTCCTTCCAACGTGGATTAAGAAAAGGTTCTGTTTTAGTGCAATTTTCCCCACAAAGGAACCAGGAAGAGGTGGGAGAGGAGATCCCATGTTCTAGCCCCAGGGGTTTGAGAACCTTCTGACCTGGAGGTCAGCGCAGACATTTGAGTCTGACCTTCTGAGCAGCACATCAcacttttttgaattttatctccTGGGTCCTTTCGGCGCGCCTGCAGGCAAAGTGTGGGGGCGGAAGGGCAGTGTGAGGCTGTGGTTCCACTGGATGAGTTGTCATACCTGCCACACTAACACAGAGGagcaaaggagaagagaaggtggAAAGAGAACGCCATCAAAAGCAAGTGCTAATGGCCAGTGGTCCTTAGGAGCTGCTACAGCCCTGCCCCAAAGACGGAGTTTCTGGTTCCCCGCCAGAATTCACCCTTCAGAAACCATGCTGGCAAGGTGCTTCTCTAAGTGACATCACAAATCTTCTTCTTCAGAGcgaccagcccagagcctggagcTCTCGTGTGACCCCCTCTGGCCTCCCCTTGTTGTGAGATGTGTGGGAGAAGAGGGACATTGATGCACATGCACACGGTGGAGTCTCATGACCTGGGGTGAGCACAGCTGCACGTGGCAAAATGACAGGTGCTGTCATGGCAGTGGCTGCAGCCGGGTGCCAAGGGAAACGGACAAAGTGCTAGAACACAGGGCCAGGGGCTGAGCCCTAAGGGATCTGAAAGACATTCAGCTTGCTGGTGTTCTTGAGCGTCTGGCGCCGATTGCAGAACCAGACCCGCACGACCTCACGGTCATAGTTGAGCTCTTTAGCAATTTCAGTGATCTCCTGGCCTGTGGGCAGTGGGTTCTTCTCAAAATAGGCATTGAGAGCCTCTATGGCCTGGGGGGTGAAGGAGGTGCGGCGTTTGCGTTTCTTGGAGGGCTCGCCTCCCACAAACTCCATCAGGTTCTGCTGGCCTTCCTGGTTCCGCAGCTCAGCTTCGTTCAGCCACTTTTCCAGCACCGGCTTCAGCTTCTGGGCACTCTTGGGTGTGATGTCCAGCTTCTCGAACCTGTGGGCAACCCATACCCAGGAAGAGGGAGTGAGAGCATCTTGGTCTCTTTGGCACACCCTGCACCTAGGTGCAGGCTCCATCCTCAAGGGGCCGCTCCTCTAGGGGCTGGTGAGAATGTACCCAGTGCTCCCCTCACCGCCTCCACCACGAGCCCTCTAGCTTGGCCAAGTCCAGACTCCTCAGACCCTCTGATGTGCCCGGTCCTAACAGGGAGACCATTCCCATGGCCTCGGCTCAGTCAGTAGTGGAATAATAATAGTGCAACTGCCTTACGAACCACCATTCTAGAACGTTCCCCTAAATGAATGAAGTTCTTTGAGGAGTCACCTTGGGAGGCCTCCAGTCACACTCCCATAGCAGCATCACTGACAAGTCAGGCTGCTCTTTCTGGCTGAGCTGGATGTGGCGACAGGATTATCCACAGGATGCTGAAGGCACTCTAAAGGTCACTCTAGCCTGACCTATGGAGCTGGCAGGCAGATGAAACCTTTCGGCCATCCCTGAGTCATGCGCTTATTCTTGTTTGAAACTCTATCCCTCCTGGCACCAAAACCAGTTTGTAGGCTGCTTACACAAAACTCAGCTATGTTACTTTATAGTCATGCCTTGTAAGAAGGGAGACGGGAGCATGATGAGGCATGGTAGGTTACAGTTAAGGGCCAAGATAGAATGGAAGTTCCCACTTTGGTGACTAATTTTATAAGCTGTACTCCTTTCCTGCTAGAATTCCTCGGTGCATTAGGGTCTTGGGTTCCTCAAAGAAGACCCATATTAATGCCCAGGATTAGAGGATAAACTTCAGAGGGCCTCAGAAGGACAGGGTCAGTCTTTGACTACCCAGGTGTTCACATCTACCCTTAAGACGGTCTTCCTTATCTGAAAACAGGCTGGAGCAAGGGGGCATATGGAAATGGGGCCAGTGCCCAGGTCCCCATGAGTGCCCGGTGGCACCAGGCAGCTGAGCAGGCCCTGATCCTGTCTAGGGCAGCCTTACTCACCGGCAGATGGCTGACTGGCTGTAGGCTGGACCTTCCGTTGCAGTCAGAGCCTGACCCACCTGGGTCTGTGTAAGGCCCAGGGAGAGCCGCCGGATCTTAAAGTTCTTGGCAAACTCCCGGATCTCTTCTAAGTTGATCCCATCCTCATCCAGACTTGGAGTATGTGGCTCTAGGccagagggagggagcagggatgAGTGTGTAACATGGGAACCATCCCTGCTTATCTCTCACTACTCACGCAGTAGTGAGAGGTGAGGACACCTGGGAAAAGGCTCACGCACCTTCAAGACCTTTATCACCTTTGTCCCCGAGACAAGCAAGACTTGAAGAAAAGGGGCCTAAACTAACCTGTCCAGGGGTAAGGAGCTATTTTCAAGTTCTTCCGGCTCTAACTGCTCAACCTCCCCCACTTGCCTTAGGCTTGGCCCCAAACACACTTTTTGGTTACCCACATTCCTCAAATACTGGGTGAGAGACCATAGCGGAGACAGCCCATGGCTCAGCCTCTCTGAAaagcagccagccagccagctcAATAGCCTCCACTGTCATCATGCCCAAACTCCACCTCCACAGGAATGGGAATGAAAAAGCCAGCCCCTCATATTGGGCCTCTGCCATTCCCCTTTGGACCCTAGGATGTTTATCAAGGAAAGTAGCATCTGAAGAGGTTGGGTGCCCAAATAAATGCCTCCCCCCTTCTCCACACTACTCCTCCAGGAGCCACTTACTGGACACCAACTGGCTGACGGTGGGGGTCTCTGAGCAGGTAATTGGGATAGGAGCAGAGGCAGATGGCTTGGCTGCTGGAGCTGGGCTGGCGATGACCACAGCAGGCTGGGGCGCGGTTGGTGTGGGCTGGATGGGCTGCACCTGTGTAAGGACAGACAACAAGCCTTTGCTGCCCTCTGCCAGGCTCAGGGACTTAAAATCCCTGGGTGGACCAGGGGCAGGGCAAAAACACACATGAAATCCTCACGCATGCAGGACATTCCCGCCTGGGCCCTATCATAAAGCAAGactgggcagggcatggtggctgatgccacccaacactttgggaagccaaggtgggaggatcacttgaggttgggagtttgagatcagcatgggcaatgtggcaaaaccctgtctctactaaaattagctgggtgtgttggtgggtgcctgtaatcccagctactgaggaggctgaggccggagaattgcttgaacccgggaggcggaggttgcaattagccaagactgtgccactacactccagcctgggtgacacagtgagactccatctcaaaaaaaaagcaagactagAGGCTGCTTATTAACACCGACCC from the Macaca thibetana thibetana isolate TM-01 chromosome 11, ASM2454274v1, whole genome shotgun sequence genome contains:
- the POU6F1 gene encoding POU domain, class 6, transcription factor 1 isoform X7 — its product is MPGISSQILTNAQGQVIGTLPWVVNSASVAAPAPAQSLQVQAVTPQLLLNAQGQVIATLASSPLPPPVAVRKPSTPESPAKSEVQPIQPTPTAPQPAVVIASPAPAAKPSASAPIPITCSETPTVSQLVSKPHTPSLDEDGINLEEIREFAKNFKIRRLSLGLTQTQVGQALTATEGPAYSQSAICRFEKLDITPKSAQKLKPVLEKWLNEAELRNQEGQQNLMEFVGGEPSKKRKRRTSFTPQAIEALNAYFEKNPLPTGQEITEIAKELNYDREVVRVWFCNRRQTLKNTSKLNVFQIP